A region from the Triplophysa rosa linkage group LG4, Trosa_1v2, whole genome shotgun sequence genome encodes:
- the lg4h19orf67 gene encoding UPF0575 protein C19orf67 homolog isoform X1, whose product MANFWNELSPSCKETDETGEMTGEVTQPFEAKDVAVAPSFGDGGCLVESAADASSCQEKEMMDDKISPIEGQLQYLLNKADEIQFELVWSSGFQNDRLAGLIPMFLQTCEPYFTYLETTARNNHALHPPLPIYICTQLLQFSQQLCSRLEQLVLMYASFSIISIEENDPASISHFFTGQFKIDNMKLSIFRYCCPTPFLASANTGLYKRMRWNVEREDEGEVESNINADFYYLCCEDVFEEAEADGDDTSTESESRVTRLWSIGQWNQTYPDPDTDDITDWVLCSVPCAQYKQLLCLGNEEPSYCTATDWLLGALLSEETHGTLVSET is encoded by the exons ATGGCTAACTTTTGGAACGAGTTGTCTCCATCATGCAAGGAAACAGATGAGACGGGAGAGATGACAGGAGAGGTTACACAACCTTTTGAAG CAAAGGACGTTGCAGTGGCGCCCTCTTTTGGTGATGGTGGATGTTTAGTTGAAAGCGCAGCGGACGCTTCATCGTGTCAGGAAAAGGAAATGATGGATGACAAAATCTCTCCCATCGAAGGACAACTTCAGTATCTGTTAAATAAGGCAGATGAGATTCAATTCGAGCTGGTGTGGAG TTCAGGCTTCCAGAATGACCGGTTGGCTGGTCTTATTCCAATGTTCTTGCAAACTTGTGAGCCGTACTTCACTTACCTGGAGACCACAGCCAGAAACAACCACGCCCTCCACCCGCCCCTCCCCATTTACATATGCACACAG CTTTTGCAGTTCTCGCAGCAGCTGTGCTCTCGTCTGGAGCAGCTGGTGTTGATGTACGCTTCCTTCAGCATCATCTCCATAGAGGAAAATGATCCAGCAAG tatctCACACTTTTTTACTGGCCAGTTTAAAATAGACAACATGAAGCTGTCCATCTTCCGGTACTGTTGTCCCACCCCCTTTCTGGCCTCAGCCAATACTGGGCTATACAAGCGTATGCGCTGGAACGTGGAGCGAGAGGATGAAGGGGAAGTTGAGAGCAATATCAATGCAGATTT TTATTATCTGTGTTGTGAGGATGTATTTGAGGAAGCAGAAGCCGACGGAGACGATACATCAACAGAGAGCGAAAGCCGAGTGACAAGACTCTGGTCTATTGGTCAGTGGAACCAGACGTACCCTGACCCAGACACAGATGACATCACCGACTG GGTTTTGTGTTCAGTCCCTTGTGCCCAGTACAAGCAGCTGTTGTGTCTGGGAAATGAAGAGCCGTCATATTGCACTGCCACAGACTGGCTGTTGGGGGCGCTGCTGTCCGAGGAAACACATGGTACACTTGTCTCCGAGACATGA
- the lg4h19orf67 gene encoding UPF0575 protein C19orf67 homolog isoform X2 — MRFNSSWCGGVITGFSFLSCVISKDTKLQVFMSQLHCLHAFDRHFQSDSGFQNDRLAGLIPMFLQTCEPYFTYLETTARNNHALHPPLPIYICTQLLQFSQQLCSRLEQLVLMYASFSIISIEENDPASISHFFTGQFKIDNMKLSIFRYCCPTPFLASANTGLYKRMRWNVEREDEGEVESNINADFYYLCCEDVFEEAEADGDDTSTESESRVTRLWSIGQWNQTYPDPDTDDITDWVLCSVPCAQYKQLLCLGNEEPSYCTATDWLLGALLSEETHGTLVSET; from the exons ATGAGATTCAATTCGAGCTGGTGTGGAGGTGTGATAAcaggattttcttttttgtcctgCGTTATTTCCAAGGATACCAAATTACAAGTATTTATGTCACAATTACATTGCCTTCATGCATTTGATAGACACTTCCAAAGCGA TTCAGGCTTCCAGAATGACCGGTTGGCTGGTCTTATTCCAATGTTCTTGCAAACTTGTGAGCCGTACTTCACTTACCTGGAGACCACAGCCAGAAACAACCACGCCCTCCACCCGCCCCTCCCCATTTACATATGCACACAG CTTTTGCAGTTCTCGCAGCAGCTGTGCTCTCGTCTGGAGCAGCTGGTGTTGATGTACGCTTCCTTCAGCATCATCTCCATAGAGGAAAATGATCCAGCAAG tatctCACACTTTTTTACTGGCCAGTTTAAAATAGACAACATGAAGCTGTCCATCTTCCGGTACTGTTGTCCCACCCCCTTTCTGGCCTCAGCCAATACTGGGCTATACAAGCGTATGCGCTGGAACGTGGAGCGAGAGGATGAAGGGGAAGTTGAGAGCAATATCAATGCAGATTT TTATTATCTGTGTTGTGAGGATGTATTTGAGGAAGCAGAAGCCGACGGAGACGATACATCAACAGAGAGCGAAAGCCGAGTGACAAGACTCTGGTCTATTGGTCAGTGGAACCAGACGTACCCTGACCCAGACACAGATGACATCACCGACTG GGTTTTGTGTTCAGTCCCTTGTGCCCAGTACAAGCAGCTGTTGTGTCTGGGAAATGAAGAGCCGTCATATTGCACTGCCACAGACTGGCTGTTGGGGGCGCTGCTGTCCGAGGAAACACATGGTACACTTGTCTCCGAGACATGA
- the prr36a gene encoding platelet binding protein GspB: MKPDGVATEPMEAEGMQPVAEPTVNEGVSQNGTTSSPPQPNEPQNGKEAPSTGKEAAGKAVDPKSKSKAPVKSKTTAAGPAPGTRPKTTQSRLANRVTKPTASTATNKPTVATNATAEKKPSTAVGAASKKPKVSAFGTSRTATTTATSGTKTGTTVSTANSLSKRPATASTSAATKPKSTAPRPTTAKPSTSAIAKTTSATKTNRTIGSSAPRPATTSATGRVTTSTTTTTASKTNRTATQQPVKPLVTASTTRKDATKTGTTGPAKKPVAALASRPAASKPSNSQKPAAAVKRPLPSIKPPQPKPDDKKSVPTRKVPPSPRNAPSRPTSGKTAAASPSRSTKVTGKLPLSKPTQSVLPLVVKGKSTDKEPAAESVQLSAAVVSTVSVATAAAIATEESLQGPEATPTPESSLDVTASSSLDVQETIDVPVINTNEDTELLPQDGLVDVTASSLDVQETIDVPVLNTNDDTEPLPQDGLVEAVPVEGSDSHPTTFEVTQEFEEQGSEKAGEKLTEKADEKLTAAVAPAAQDAVKQETVTASPFDNPAATTVPSVGSQVAEKAEGVNSECCEDVEEEEREGSQQVSLSEMSGTQPTEESRPGSAGLAGSIWRAGALLSELDSEDVSCSQQGASELSAPGVLEGTESMDDLGDASLKGAEGVSVGSPDFEKVPDNLTNEEDEDDDEDDDDRVCDMDVGSERAEDSNKQHFDHDDDEDEDVEMASEGITESGLESYGNADEDDLTEDYRLDNLNRIRPPPVDMSGFPGAQWNQSSCIADPWAQLPQPASTLLSSPSSEHCQADPETPTQAPAQATLDASNSERGPSYPPNLLEPPSCSTQSPPATSEVDVSPKHVLTPPQACESQFGILTGPGLESDIIRDTSEPENIKDDNSWLGNEISKVDQQPEPLNPVLPDIMQDLGVHFERPNEEEEPETLPADDVLGGPASAPSSPSSATEDEASDTEGEMQIRDPQAELPVTETAPVTHNLSTLEEREEIGGEIEGGGGSDTPQSATSAASYGFDYMTSNSNAQSSAESCSKSPGIFSLENEEQLPDEAKDPSLLKELTLISTPADGEKIESLKGQHVEFQSHSEQHYMLCGESSEQAEPDLLQPVAHLEWGLSDSSSPQHAEEQDLDTQHPYYSTICENTDSPLAGRNSHFPLQPPDLLHIQMTMSSKLRQRPRSAHGTQPPRLPTDLPPRISNVGSNAQLRCLEQHQQHLHKIQQRQEKRNQEQESGEDAREKQVSIEREEEELEKQRRNLLELKLRQQEQELKQQEQELKQRQQIMQWQQELEQQQQKKHKVNTVLLSPSSGLCTIYETVETSDSEEEGQGEVKKKEKAEDERTCPNEEMQRHSEDKDYLYSHSGTPPLKSPQKDHKETDVAPDLPSPPQSPYESPERPVPLEFDWGKKADIVHHLINQTLLLKGDSCSPLLLLPGGAGGTLSPLESSLWPRLLPPLTPTSATVTSVSSFSPEAPGSSAQGEWTVVELETHH, translated from the exons ATGAAACCTGATGGGGTGGCCACAGAACCAATGGAAGCAGAGGGAATGCAACCAGTAGCAGAGCCAACCGTCAATGAGGGGGTTTCGCAAAACGGCACTACGTCATCACCTCCCCAACCCAATGAACCCCAAAATGGGAAAGAGGCTCCCTCAACCGGGAAGGAAGCTGCGGGGAAGGCAGTAGATCCAAAAAGTAAATCTAAAGCCCCAGTCAAAAGTAAAACAACAGCGGCAGGTCCTGCACCAGGCACGAGACCCAAAACAACCCAAAGCCGCTTAGCTAACAGAGTAACAAAACCCACAGCAAGTACTGCAACCAACAAACCCACTGTAGCTACCAATGCGACAGCAGAGAAGAAACCCAGTACTGCAGTTGGGGCTGCCAGTAAGAAACCTAAGGTGTCGGCTTTTGGAACTAGCAGGACTGCGACGACAACAGCGACCAGTGGTACAAAGACAGGAACAACTGTCAGCACAGCTAACAGTTTGAGTAAAAGACCCGCCACAGCCTCCACCAGTGCAGCAACCAAACCCAAAAGCACAG CTCCAAGGCCAACCACTGCCAAACCCAGCACTTCAGCCATAGCAAAAACCACTTCAGCTACCAAAACTAACAG GACAATTGGCAGTTCTGCTCCACGACCAGCTACCACTTCAGCTACAGGCAGAGTAACCACCAGTACGACAACTACAACAGCGAGTAAAACAAACCGAACTGCTACTCAACAACCTGTTAAACCATTGGTCACAGCATCAACCACCCGCAAAG ATGCTACCAAAACAGGCACTACCGGCCCAGCAAAGAAACCAGTTGCCGCACTAGCATCCCGTCCTGCTGCCAGCAAGCCTTCAAACTCTCAAAAGCCAGCTGCAGCTGTGAAACGACCACTGCCTAGCATCAAACCACCTCAACCGAAACCAGATGACAAAAAAAGCGTGCCGACACGTAAGGTGCCACCTAGTCCACGAAACGCTCCTTCACGGCCAACATCAGGCAAGACAGCTGCAGCCTCCCCTAGTCGGAGTACAAAAGTCACTGGAAAGCTTCCACTAAGCAAACCGACACAGTCTGTGTTGCCTCTCGTTGTCAAGGGAAAGTCTACTGATAAAGAACCCGCAGCAGAGTCTGTGCAGCTTTCAGCAGCTGTAGTATCTACAGTTTCTGTTGCAACAGCTGCAGCAATAGCCACAGAAGAATCTCTTCAGGGCCCTGAAGCTACTCCAACTCCAGAGAGCTCTCTAGACGTTACAGCCTCCTCTTCCTTAGATGTTCAGGAAACTATTGATGTGCCGGTCATTAACACCAATGAAGACACAGAGCTGCTGCCTCAAGATGGGCTAGTAGACGTTACAGCCTCTTCCTTAGATGTTCAGGAAACTATTGATGTGCCGGTCCTTAACACCAATGACGACACAGAGCCACTGCCTCAAGATGGGCTAGTAGAAGCTGTTCCAGTTGAAGGGTCTGATTCTCATCCTACTACTTTTGAAGTTACTCAGGAATTTGAAGAACAAGGTTCAGAAAAAGCTGGTGAAAAGCTCACTGAAAAAGCTGATGAAAAGCTCACTGCTGCTGTGGCTCCGGCTGCACAGGATGCAGTTAAGCAAGAAACTGTAACTGCTTCACCATTTGATAACCCTGCTGCTACAACAGTGCCCTCTGTTGGCTCACAAGTGGCTGAAAAAGCTGAGGGAGTTAACAGTGAGTGTTGTGAAGATGTGGAAGAAGAAGAGAGGGAGGGTAGTCAGCAAGTGTCTTTGTCAGAAATGAGTGGCACCCAGCCTACTGAAGAGTCTCGACCTGGTTCAGCTGGTCTTGCGGGGTCCATTTGGCGAGCAGGGGCCTTGCTCTCGGAACTTGACTCTGAAGATGTAAGCTGCAGCCAGCAAGGGGCATCGGAGCTCAGTGCTCCAGGTGTCCTGGAGGGCACTGAAAGCATGGATGATCTGGGTGATGCTAGCCTTAAAGGAGCTGAAGGTGTGTCTGTTGGTTCTCCTGACTTTGAGAAGGTTCCTGATAATCTTACTAAtgaagaggatgaagatgatgatgaagatgatgacgaCCGAGTGTGTGATATGGATGTTGGGTCGGAAAGAGCAGAGGACTCAAACAAACAGCATTTTgatcatgatgatgatgaagatgaggatGTAGAAATGGCAAGTGAAGGCATCACTGAGAGTGGGCTTGAAAGTTATGGGAATGCAGATGAGGATGATTTAACAGAGGACTACCGGTTGGACAACCTGAATCGTATTCGGCCTCCTCCCGTGGATATGTCCGGCTTTCCAGGAGCCCAGTGGAATCAGTCCAGTTGTATTGCTGATCCTTGGGCCCAGCTACCACAACCCGCCTCTACTCTACTCTCTAGTCCTTCCTCTGAACATTGTCAAGCAGATCCAGAAACCCCAACCCAAGCACCTGCTCAGGCAACATTGGATGCTAGCAATTCTGAAAGAGGCCCTTCTTACCCCCCAAACCTTCTTGAACCCCCGTCTTGCTCAACTCAATCCCCGCCAGCTACTTCAGAGGTAGATGTCAGCCCCAAACATGTCCTGACACCCCCTCAAGCCTGCGAATCCCAGTTTGGTATCCTCACTGGCCCTGGGCTGGAATCTGACATTATCAGAGACACTAGCGAACCAGAGAACATAAAAGATGACAACAGCTGGTTAGGTAATGAGATTTCTAAAGTAGATCAGCAACCAGAACCACTTAACCCTGTCTTGCCTGACATCATGCAAGATCTAGGTGTTCACTTTGAACGTCCTAATGAGGAGGAAGAACCAGAGACTCTTCCAGCTGATGATGTGCTGGGTGGCCCAGCATCTGCACCATCATCTCCTTCATCAGCTACTGAGGATGAGGCTAGTGACACAGAAGGTGAAATGCAGATCAGAGATCCTCAAGCTGAGCTACCTGTAACTGAAACTGCACCTGTGACACACAATTTGTCCACTTTAGAGGAGCGTGAAGAAATCGGTGGAGAGATTGAAGGCGGTGGTGGTAGTGACACCCCTCAGTCTGCCACATCTGCTGCTTCCTATGGGTTTGACTACATGACTTCTAACTCCAATGCCCAGTCATCTGCTGAAAGTTGCAGCAAGAGCCCTGGCATCTTCTCCCTAGAAAATGAAGAGCAGCTTCCTGATGAGGCCAAGGATCCATCTCTTCTTAAAGAGCTGACCCTTATATCTACTCCTGCAGATGGTGAAAAGATTGAAAGTCTTAAAGGCCAACATGTGGAGTTCCAGTCCCACTCAGAACAGCACTACATGCTTTGTGGAGAGTCCAGTGAGCAGGCCGAGCCTGATTTACTACAGCCAGTTGCGCATTTAGAGTGGGGCTTGAGTGATTCTTCTTCCCCACAGCACGCGGAAGAACAAGATCTTGACACTCAGCATCCCTACTACTCAACTATATGCGAAAATACTGATAGTCCCTTGGCAG GAAGGAACTCCCACTTTCCGCTGCAACCGCCAGACTTGCTCCACATCCAAATGACGATGTCATCCAAACTCCGGCAACGGCCCCGCTCCGCCCATGGCACCCAACCACCACGGCTTCCCACTGACCTCCCGCCCAGAATATCAAATGTGGGGTCAAACGCACAGCTCCGATGTCTAGAGCAGCACCAACAGCACCTTCACAAAATTCAGCAACGGCAGGAGAAGCGGAATCAAGAACAAGAGAGCGGAGAGGATGCAAGAGAGAAACAAGTGAGCATTGAGCGGGAGGAGGAGGAGTTAGAGAAACAGAGAAGGAATTTACTCGAGTTGAAACTCAGACAACAAGAGCAAGAACTGAAACAACAAGAGCAAGAACTGAAACAGCGACAACAAATTATGCAGTGGCAACAAGAACTTGAACAACAGCAGCAGAAAAAGCACAAAGTGAATACAGTCCTCCTGTCTCCTTCATCAGGACTCTGTACCATCTATGAAACTGTAGAAACAAGTGACTCGGAAGAGGAGGGACAAGGAGAGGTCAAGAAAAAGGAGAAAGCAGAGGATGAAAGAACATGTCCTAATGAGGAAATGCAAAGACATTCTGAAGACAAAGACTATCTTTATTCACATAGCGGAACTCCTCCGCTCAAGTCTCCGCAGAAAGACCACAAGGAGACCGACGTTGCACCAGACCTGCCAAGTCCTCCACAGTCTCCTTATGAATCTCCCGAGCGACCCGTACCTCTAGAGTTTGACTGGGGCAAGAAGGCAGATATTGTCCATCATCTGATCAACCAGACTTTATTGCTTAAAGGTGACAGTTGCTCGCCCCTTCTTCTACTACCGGGAGGAGCAGGGGGAACGCTCAGTCCCTTGGAAAGCAGCCTGTGGCCCCGCCTGTTGCCTCCGCTTACACCCACTTCAGCCACCGTGACTTCTGTGAGCAGCTTTTCACCCGAAGCTCCAGGCAGTTCTGCTCAGGGCGAGTGGACCGTCGTAGAGCTGGAGACTCATCACTGA